A portion of the Bacteroides faecium genome contains these proteins:
- a CDS encoding beta-N-acetylhexosaminidase produces the protein MRITYILIFLLAATFFPFPLKAEDSIRLIPQPAEIRIQSGTLPISGSIDISYSPILNKEATLLSKYLQESELTVQLHPDKPGAMIQLQISPTVLPAHKEGYILQISNRNIQIKSPSSTGIFYGIQSLRQLIGKYPDRRLPQLTITDYPNFSWRAFMLDEARYFKGKEVVCRLLDQMAYLKMNTFHWHLTDDQGWRIEIKKFPKLTEIGSYRDSSEINHFESDVFDGKPHSGYYTQKEIKEIVKYARERHINIVPEIEMPGHASAAIASYPWLGTNNESIKVPGKFGVHYNVYNVADPKVLDALKDILTEVIELFPSPVIHIGGDEVKYNQWKESPIVQAYMQKHALQTPAELQVHFTNGISNWLSSKGKRMMGWNEITGSKLHEYQSSTDTAIQNEKLAKNAIVHCWKGDYSLIKEAIENGYDIVNAYHEYTYLDYDYKKIPLEKAYHFNPVPEGLTVGQRIHVLGVSCQMWGEFIPTVESMDKLLFPRIAAYAETGWCLEKNKNFQQFSAALKTH, from the coding sequence ATGAGAATTACATATATACTCATCTTCCTGCTGGCAGCAACCTTCTTTCCATTTCCGCTCAAGGCAGAAGACTCTATCCGGCTGATACCACAGCCAGCCGAGATCCGGATACAATCCGGTACTCTCCCAATATCCGGTTCGATTGATATTTCCTATTCACCGATATTAAATAAGGAAGCAACTCTACTAAGTAAGTATTTACAGGAATCAGAGCTAACCGTGCAACTTCATCCCGACAAACCCGGTGCAATGATTCAGCTACAAATCTCCCCGACTGTTCTTCCTGCACATAAAGAAGGGTACATCCTGCAAATTTCAAATCGAAATATACAGATAAAATCGCCTTCATCCACGGGAATATTTTACGGTATCCAGTCATTACGCCAACTTATCGGAAAATACCCTGACCGCCGGCTTCCGCAACTGACCATTACCGATTATCCGAACTTCAGTTGGAGAGCTTTCATGCTGGATGAAGCACGCTATTTCAAAGGAAAAGAAGTAGTATGCCGGCTGCTCGACCAAATGGCTTATTTAAAAATGAATACGTTCCATTGGCATCTGACGGACGACCAGGGCTGGCGCATTGAAATCAAGAAATTTCCAAAACTTACAGAAATCGGTTCTTACCGTGATTCAAGCGAAATCAACCATTTTGAAAGTGATGTGTTCGACGGTAAACCACATAGCGGCTATTATACCCAGAAAGAGATAAAAGAAATTGTCAAGTATGCCCGCGAACGTCATATCAATATTGTTCCGGAAATAGAAATGCCGGGACACGCCAGTGCCGCCATTGCTTCTTACCCCTGGCTGGGAACAAATAACGAATCTATTAAGGTGCCGGGAAAATTCGGAGTGCATTACAATGTTTACAACGTAGCCGATCCCAAAGTACTGGACGCCTTGAAAGATATCCTGACCGAAGTTATTGAATTATTCCCTTCTCCGGTAATCCATATCGGGGGCGATGAAGTGAAATATAACCAATGGAAAGAGTCTCCTATAGTGCAGGCATATATGCAGAAACATGCACTGCAAACACCGGCAGAACTACAAGTGCATTTCACCAACGGCATATCCAACTGGCTTTCCTCTAAAGGAAAAAGGATGATGGGCTGGAACGAAATCACGGGCAGCAAGTTGCACGAATACCAATCTTCTACCGATACTGCTATCCAAAATGAGAAGCTGGCAAAAAATGCGATTGTACATTGTTGGAAAGGAGATTATTCTTTGATTAAAGAAGCTATTGAGAATGGGTATGATATAGTAAATGCTTATCACGAATATACTTATCTCGATTATGACTACAAAAAAATTCCTTTAGAGAAAGCATATCATTTCAACCCTGTACCCGAAGGGCTGACAGTAGGACAGCGTATTCATGTATTAGGCGTCAGTTGCCAGATGTGGGGAGAGTTTATTCCGACCGTAGAAAGTATGGATAAACTGCTATTTCCCAGGATAGCCGCATATGCAGAAACAGGATGGTGCTTGGAAAAGAACAAGAACTTTCAGCAGTTTTCAGCAGCATTAAAGACTCATTAA
- a CDS encoding purine-nucleoside phosphorylase, translating into MLEKIQETAAYLKEKMHTSPETAIILGTGLGSLANEITEKYEIKYSDIPNFPVSTVEGHSGKLIFGKLGNKDIMAMQGRFHYYEGYSMKEVTFPVRVMRELGIKTLFVSNASGGTNADFEIGDLMIITDHINYFPEHPLRGKNIPYGPRFPDMSEAYSKELIRKANEIAKEKGIKVQHGIYIGTQGPTFETPAEYKLFHILGADAVGMSTVPEVIVANHCGIKVFGISVITDLGVEGKIVEVTHEEVQKAADAAQPKMTTIMRELINRA; encoded by the coding sequence ATGTTAGAGAAAATACAAGAAACCGCAGCTTATCTTAAAGAAAAGATGCATACAAGCCCCGAGACAGCCATCATTCTTGGCACCGGACTTGGCAGTTTAGCAAACGAAATCACCGAGAAGTACGAAATAAAGTATTCGGATATCCCGAATTTCCCGGTGTCTACCGTCGAAGGTCACAGCGGCAAGCTGATTTTCGGTAAATTAGGCAATAAAGATATTATGGCTATGCAAGGCCGTTTCCACTACTACGAAGGTTATTCGATGAAAGAAGTAACTTTCCCTGTACGTGTGATGCGCGAATTGGGTATCAAGACATTATTTGTATCCAATGCCAGCGGCGGTACGAATGCAGACTTTGAAATCGGCGACTTGATGATTATCACCGACCATATCAATTACTTCCCTGAGCATCCGCTTCGTGGCAAAAATATCCCCTATGGCCCGCGTTTCCCGGATATGAGTGAAGCATACAGTAAGGAACTAATCCGTAAGGCGAACGAGATTGCGAAAGAGAAAGGTATCAAGGTACAACATGGTATATATATAGGTACTCAAGGCCCTACCTTCGAAACTCCTGCAGAGTATAAATTATTCCATATCTTAGGTGCGGATGCCGTAGGTATGTCTACCGTTCCTGAGGTGATTGTCGCTAACCATTGCGGAATCAAGGTTTTCGGTATTTCCGTTATTACCGACTTGGGAGTGGAAGGAAAAATCGTAGAAGTGACGCACGAAGAAGTCCAGAAAGCAGCCGATGCCGCCCAACCGAAAATGACGACTATCATGCGTGAACTTATCAACCGTGCCTAA
- a CDS encoding Crp/Fnr family transcriptional regulator produces MILEDLIIKEIGLLFNSYGRLMDVCDEVVLKKKEFLLHQGQVCSFIGFVETGVLRSYIEKEGDDYISDFYFEGAFTTSYRSFLTREISVGSIQALEDSVIYRLSKSDYDQLLQESNEWYKLGKYIADTLFIKKCRKETSLLMDNALGRYKLLLQTYPNIEQDVSQYHIASYLGIKPESLSRLKSLNIGQ; encoded by the coding sequence ATGATATTAGAAGACTTAATAATCAAGGAAATAGGTCTATTATTCAATTCATATGGAAGATTGATGGATGTATGCGATGAAGTTGTTTTGAAGAAGAAAGAATTTTTATTGCATCAGGGACAAGTATGTTCATTTATTGGTTTTGTAGAAACGGGAGTTTTACGTTCTTATATAGAGAAGGAAGGAGATGATTATATCAGTGACTTTTATTTTGAAGGTGCATTTACCACATCATATAGAAGTTTTTTGACGAGAGAAATAAGTGTAGGAAGTATACAAGCGTTAGAAGATTCGGTTATATATCGTTTGTCTAAATCCGACTATGACCAATTACTACAAGAGTCAAATGAGTGGTATAAATTAGGAAAGTATATAGCAGATACTCTCTTTATAAAAAAATGTAGAAAAGAAACATCATTACTTATGGATAATGCTTTAGGCAGATATAAATTGCTATTACAGACTTATCCTAATATAGAACAAGATGTGTCGCAATATCATATTGCGTCTTATCTCGGAATAAAACCTGAATCTTTAAGCCGCCTTAAATCTCTTAACATAGGTCAATGA
- the sppA gene encoding signal peptide peptidase SppA produces MKDFLKFTLATVTGIILSSIVLFIISMVTLFGIMSASDTETIVKKNSVMMLDLNGTLVERTQEDPLGILSQLFGDGSNTYGLDDILSSIKKAKENENIKGIYLQASSLGASYASLQEIRNALLDFKESGKFIIAYGDSYTQGLYYLSSVADKVLLNPKGMIEWRGIASTPLFYKDLLQKIGVEMQVFKVGTYKSAVEPFIATEMSPANREQVTVFINSIWGQVTEGVAASRSLPVDSLNAYADRMLMFYPAEESVKCGLADTLIYRNDVRNYLKQMVEIDKDDRLPILGLADMINVKKNVPKDKSGNIVAVYYASGEITDYPSSSASEEGIVGPKVSRDLRKLQEDDDVKAVVLRVNSPGGSAFASEQIWHAVKELKAKKPVIVSMGDYAASGGYYISCVADTIVAEPTTLTGSIGIFGMIPNVKGLTEKIGLTYDVVKTNKYSDFGNIMRPFNEGEKSLLQMMITQGYDTFVGRCAEGRHMTKEAIEKIAEGRVWTGETAKELGLVDELGGIDKALDIAVAKAGIEGYTVVSYPAKQDFLSSLFDTKPTNYVESQLLKSKLGEYYQQFGLLKNLKEQSMIQARIPFELNIK; encoded by the coding sequence ATGAAAGATTTCTTGAAATTCACACTTGCCACAGTGACAGGTATCATTTTGTCAAGTATTGTATTATTTATTATCAGCATGGTAACGCTGTTCGGTATCATGTCTGCCTCGGATACAGAAACAATAGTAAAAAAGAATTCTGTAATGATGCTCGATTTGAACGGCACGTTGGTGGAACGTACACAAGAGGATCCGTTAGGCATTTTATCACAGTTATTCGGTGACGGGTCTAACACATACGGGCTGGACGACATTCTTTCGTCTATCAAGAAAGCCAAAGAGAACGAAAATATCAAAGGAATTTATTTGCAGGCTAGTTCATTAGGCGCATCCTACGCTTCCTTACAGGAGATACGTAATGCGTTATTGGATTTTAAGGAAAGCGGAAAATTCATCATTGCTTATGGTGACTCTTATACCCAAGGGCTTTATTATCTGTCCAGTGTAGCCGACAAAGTATTACTTAATCCCAAAGGTATGATCGAATGGCGTGGTATCGCTTCCACTCCTCTCTTCTACAAGGATCTGCTTCAGAAAATCGGCGTGGAGATGCAAGTATTCAAGGTAGGAACCTATAAATCTGCCGTCGAGCCGTTCATTGCTACTGAAATGAGTCCGGCCAACCGCGAACAGGTTACAGTTTTCATCAATTCCATTTGGGGACAAGTGACGGAAGGGGTAGCTGCCAGCCGTAGTCTTCCGGTCGATTCTCTCAATGCTTATGCAGACCGTATGTTAATGTTCTATCCGGCAGAAGAAAGCGTGAAATGTGGATTGGCCGATACGCTGATTTATCGCAATGACGTACGCAACTATCTCAAGCAGATGGTGGAAATAGATAAAGACGACCGTCTTCCCATATTAGGACTGGCAGATATGATTAATGTGAAAAAGAATGTTCCCAAAGATAAAAGCGGTAATATCGTTGCCGTTTACTATGCATCCGGTGAAATCACAGATTATCCCAGTTCCTCTGCTTCCGAAGAAGGTATCGTAGGTCCCAAAGTGAGCCGCGATTTACGTAAGTTGCAAGAAGATGACGATGTGAAAGCTGTGGTACTCCGTGTTAATTCTCCGGGCGGAAGTGCTTTTGCTTCGGAACAAATCTGGCACGCGGTGAAAGAATTGAAAGCTAAAAAACCCGTCATCGTTTCCATGGGCGATTATGCAGCGTCAGGCGGTTATTATATCTCTTGTGTAGCCGATACGATTGTTGCGGAACCTACAACGCTGACAGGCTCTATCGGTATCTTCGGAATGATTCCGAATGTCAAAGGATTAACTGAAAAAATAGGTCTGACGTATGATGTGGTAAAAACCAATAAATATTCAGATTTCGGTAATATTATGCGTCCTTTCAATGAGGGTGAGAAGTCATTGTTACAGATGATGATTACCCAGGGATATGACACATTTGTAGGCAGATGTGCCGAAGGGCGCCACATGACAAAAGAAGCAATCGAAAAGATTGCCGAAGGACGTGTGTGGACGGGTGAAACGGCCAAAGAGTTAGGTCTGGTAGATGAACTCGGGGGCATTGACAAGGCATTGGATATTGCCGTAGCCAAAGCGGGTATTGAAGGATATACAGTAGTATCCTATCCTGCCAAGCAGGATTTCCTGTCTTCTCTATTCGACACGAAGCCGACTAATTATGTAGAATCGCAACTTCTGAAAAGTAAATTAGGCGAGTATTATCAACAATTCGGCTTACTGAAAAACTTAAAAGAACAATCCATGATTCAGGCACGTATTCCATTCGAACTGAATATTAAATAA
- a CDS encoding SLATT domain-containing protein has translation MFRYIIETLPDSSSFKKYYNKTRRAKNIRNKKKYIPEYLKDNNFEVELNYKLWVTKGARFKASERCEELDARYNRIVGWVSSYLIIFSVLNLCKIPFFTLPDNCSTFISISLSILILVFSQFAYAKNYSVHAKNYHECALEIAKLYNELRSLKVKSEHSMQEVLKIKGEYEKILDRYNNHLPIDLIMFKLEKREYFNISLYSSFFNHIRYFILVRSAYYFCVFILPILYCSICIINLGTFLK, from the coding sequence ATGTTCCGCTATATTATTGAAACATTACCAGATTCAAGTTCTTTCAAAAAGTATTATAATAAGACAAGAAGAGCCAAGAATATACGTAATAAGAAAAAGTACATTCCAGAATACTTAAAAGATAATAATTTTGAGGTTGAATTAAATTACAAACTATGGGTTACGAAAGGAGCTAGATTTAAGGCAAGTGAACGATGCGAAGAATTAGATGCTAGATATAATCGTATTGTAGGATGGGTATCCTCATATTTGATTATTTTTAGTGTTTTAAATCTATGCAAAATACCATTTTTTACTCTTCCTGATAATTGCAGTACATTTATATCCATCTCACTTTCCATATTAATTTTAGTTTTTAGCCAATTTGCTTATGCAAAAAATTACTCTGTTCATGCTAAAAATTATCACGAATGCGCTTTGGAAATAGCAAAATTATATAATGAACTACGGTCATTAAAAGTAAAATCAGAACATAGTATGCAGGAAGTTCTTAAAATAAAGGGTGAATATGAAAAGATACTCGATAGATACAATAATCATTTGCCTATTGATTTAATAATGTTCAAGTTGGAGAAAAGAGAATATTTTAATATAAGCTTATATTCTAGTTTTTTTAATCATATAAGATACTTTATATTAGTTCGTTCTGCTTACTATTTTTGTGTATTCATTCTTCCCATTTTGTATTGCTCCATTTGTATAATCAATCTAGGAACATTCCTAAAATAA
- a CDS encoding GH92 family glycosyl hydrolase produces the protein MKRKIPLMTAALAGLFIYSSCTPTEKMETQDYTQYVNTFIGAADNGHTFPGACYPFGMVQTSPVTGAVGWRYCSEYVYQDTLIWGFTQTHLNGTGCMDLGDILVMPVTGTRARAWDAYRSHFSKDKEAATPGYYTVELSDPQVKAELTASIHAALHRYTYHKADSASVLIDLQHGPAWREEQYHSQVNSCEVNWEDAQTLTGHVNNTVWVDQDYFFVMKFNRPVIDSLYLPMGETEKGKRIVATFDMQPGEELMMKVALSTTSVDGAKKNLEAEIPAWDFDGVKTAVHNEWNNYLSRIEIEGTDDEKTNFYTCFYHALIQPNQISDVDGMYRNAADSIVKAGTGTFYSTFSLWDTYRAAHPFYTLVIPERVDGFVNSLIEQGEVQGFLPIWALWGKENFCMIGNHGVSVIAEAYRKGFRGFDAERAFNMIKKTQTVSHPLKSNWEVYTKYGYFPTDLIKAESVSSTLESVYDDYAAADMARRMGKEEDAAYFSKRADYYKNLFDSETQFMRPRKADGTWKAPFNPSALGHSESIGGDYTEGNAWQYTWHVQHDVPGLISLFGGEVPFLNKLDSLFTVKLEGESLSDVTGLIGQYAHGNEPSHHVTYLYALAGRPERTQELVREIFDTQYKNKPDGLCGNDDCGQMSAWYMLSAMGFYPVDPVSGEYVFGAPQLPKMVLHLADGKTFTVIAENLSKEHLYVDSITLNGEPYTKNSISHEDIVKGGTLVYKMK, from the coding sequence ATGAAAAGAAAAATCCCTTTGATGACTGCTGCTTTGGCAGGTTTATTTATTTATTCTTCCTGCACTCCGACAGAAAAAATGGAAACGCAGGATTATACCCAGTACGTTAATACTTTTATTGGTGCTGCTGATAACGGTCATACATTTCCCGGTGCGTGTTATCCTTTCGGAATGGTACAGACTAGTCCCGTGACAGGTGCAGTCGGCTGGAGATACTGTTCTGAATATGTTTATCAGGACACGTTGATTTGGGGATTCACTCAGACTCATCTGAACGGAACAGGATGCATGGATTTGGGTGATATCCTGGTGATGCCGGTAACAGGTACACGTGCCCGTGCATGGGATGCCTATCGTAGTCACTTCTCAAAAGATAAAGAAGCCGCTACTCCGGGGTATTATACGGTTGAACTTTCAGACCCTCAGGTGAAAGCGGAACTGACTGCTTCTATTCATGCAGCTCTGCATCGTTACACTTATCATAAAGCCGATTCGGCTTCAGTCTTGATTGATTTGCAGCATGGGCCCGCATGGAGAGAAGAACAATACCATTCTCAAGTGAACAGTTGTGAAGTAAACTGGGAAGACGCACAGACACTGACTGGACACGTCAATAACACTGTGTGGGTAGATCAGGACTATTTCTTTGTGATGAAGTTCAACCGCCCTGTTATAGATTCTCTTTATCTTCCGATGGGCGAAACAGAAAAAGGCAAACGTATCGTTGCCACTTTTGACATGCAGCCGGGAGAGGAACTGATGATGAAAGTAGCCCTTTCTACAACCAGTGTAGACGGAGCAAAAAAGAACCTGGAAGCCGAAATTCCTGCATGGGACTTTGACGGAGTGAAAACTGCCGTTCATAATGAATGGAATAACTATCTGAGCCGTATTGAAATAGAAGGTACTGACGATGAAAAGACCAATTTCTATACCTGTTTCTATCACGCACTGATTCAGCCGAACCAGATTTCAGATGTAGACGGTATGTATCGCAATGCTGCCGACTCCATTGTGAAGGCCGGAACAGGAACTTTCTACTCTACATTCTCTTTATGGGATACCTATCGTGCCGCTCATCCGTTCTATACATTAGTGATTCCCGAACGTGTGGATGGTTTTGTAAATTCGTTGATAGAACAAGGTGAAGTGCAAGGTTTCCTGCCTATCTGGGCATTATGGGGAAAAGAAAATTTCTGTATGATTGGCAATCACGGTGTATCAGTTATTGCTGAGGCTTATCGTAAGGGATTCCGTGGCTTTGATGCCGAACGTGCTTTCAATATGATAAAGAAAACTCAGACAGTCTCTCATCCGTTGAAGTCGAACTGGGAAGTTTATACAAAATACGGATATTTCCCGACCGACCTGATAAAAGCGGAATCGGTATCTTCTACTTTGGAATCAGTGTATGATGATTATGCCGCTGCCGACATGGCACGCCGTATGGGAAAAGAGGAAGATGCCGCTTATTTCTCAAAACGTGCGGATTATTATAAGAACCTCTTCGATTCGGAAACTCAATTTATGCGTCCGCGTAAGGCTGACGGAACTTGGAAAGCTCCGTTTAATCCAAGTGCGTTGGGCCATTCCGAAAGTATTGGCGGTGACTATACTGAAGGGAATGCGTGGCAATATACCTGGCATGTACAGCATGATGTACCGGGATTAATCAGTCTGTTTGGCGGTGAAGTGCCTTTCCTGAACAAGTTGGATTCTTTGTTCACAGTTAAGCTCGAAGGTGAAAGCCTGTCGGATGTGACAGGTTTGATCGGGCAGTATGCCCACGGCAACGAACCGAGCCATCATGTCACTTATTTATATGCATTAGCCGGTCGTCCGGAACGTACACAGGAGCTGGTTCGTGAAATCTTCGACACCCAATACAAGAATAAACCCGACGGACTTTGTGGAAACGATGACTGTGGTCAGATGTCAGCCTGGTATATGCTTAGCGCAATGGGATTCTATCCGGTAGATCCGGTGAGCGGAGAGTATGTATTCGGTGCTCCTCAATTGCCGAAGATGGTATTGCATCTGGCTGATGGAAAGACTTTCACGGTGATTGCAGAGAACTTGTCTAAAGAACATCTGTATGTGGATAGCATAACGCTGAATGGAGAACCCTACACAAAGAATTCAATATCCCATGAAGATATTGTGAAGGGTGGGACGTTGGTGTATAAGATGAAGTAA
- the thiL gene encoding thiamine-phosphate kinase, whose amino-acid sequence MRTEIATLGEFGLIDRLTEGIKLENESSKYGVGDDAAVLSYPSEKQILVTTDLLMEGVHFDLTYVPLKHLGYKSAVVNFSDIYAMNGTPRQITVSLGLSKRFSVEDMDELYAGIRLACQQYNVDIVGGDTTSSLTGLAISITCIGDADKDKVVYRNGAKETDLICVSGDLGGAYMGLQLLEREKSVLKGEKDVQPDFTGKEYLLERQLKPEARKDIIEKLAAANITPTSMMDISDGLSSELMHICKQSNAGCRVYEEHIPIDYQTAVMAEEFNMNLTTCAMNGGEDYELLFTVPIAEHEKVSQMEGIRLIGHITKPELGCALVTRDGQEFELKAQGWNPLKEDK is encoded by the coding sequence ATGAGAACTGAAATAGCTACTCTCGGTGAGTTCGGTCTGATCGACCGCCTCACCGAGGGAATCAAATTAGAAAACGAATCCAGTAAATATGGAGTAGGCGATGACGCCGCAGTCCTCTCCTACCCATCCGAGAAACAAATACTAGTAACTACTGACTTACTTATGGAAGGCGTACATTTCGACCTGACATATGTTCCCCTGAAGCACTTGGGTTATAAGTCTGCCGTAGTCAACTTCTCCGACATTTACGCCATGAACGGCACTCCCAGGCAAATAACAGTGTCTCTCGGACTATCTAAACGTTTCAGCGTAGAAGATATGGACGAGCTTTATGCAGGTATCCGCCTGGCTTGCCAACAATATAATGTTGATATTGTAGGTGGGGACACGACTTCTTCCCTTACCGGACTTGCTATCAGTATTACTTGTATAGGTGATGCGGATAAGGATAAAGTAGTCTATCGCAACGGAGCTAAAGAAACAGACCTGATATGTGTCAGCGGTGACCTGGGTGGAGCCTACATGGGACTTCAACTCCTGGAACGTGAAAAGAGTGTATTAAAAGGCGAAAAAGACGTGCAACCGGACTTCACCGGCAAAGAATACTTATTGGAACGCCAACTGAAACCTGAAGCCCGTAAGGACATTATCGAGAAACTTGCTGCTGCCAATATTACCCCGACTTCCATGATGGACATTTCCGATGGTTTATCATCGGAACTTATGCATATCTGCAAGCAGAGTAATGCCGGCTGCCGTGTTTACGAGGAACATATCCCTATCGACTATCAGACTGCTGTCATGGCAGAAGAATTCAACATGAACCTGACCACTTGCGCTATGAATGGCGGCGAGGACTACGAACTTCTTTTCACCGTACCTATTGCCGAGCACGAGAAAGTGTCGCAAATGGAAGGTATCCGCCTCATCGGCCATATCACTAAACCGGAGTTAGGTTGCGCTTTGGTCACCCGTGACGGACAAGAGTTTGAATTAAAAGCACAGGGATGGAATCCATTAAAAGAAGATAAATAA
- the lpxK gene encoding tetraacyldisaccharide 4'-kinase, with protein sequence MDEHFFKIHKWLYPVSWLYGAAVIMRNKLFDWGLFRSKSFDVPVISVGNLAVGGTGKTPHTEYLIKLLHDKYQVAVLSRGYKRRTQGYVLATPQSTARTIGDEPYQMYTKFPSVTLAVDENRCHGIEKLLALKEPVVDIVLLDDAFQHRYVKPGLSILLTDYHRLFCDDTLLPAGRLREPVSGKNRAQIVIVTKCPQDIKPIDYNIITKRLNLYPYQQLFFSSFRYGSLQPVFQQGVKETAANVIPAGKDISLSSLTDTDILLVTGIASPAPILERLEDCTKQIETLSFSDHHDFTHKDMQQIKERFKRLTGEKRLIITTEKDATRLVNHPGLDEELKPFIYALPIEIEILQNQQDKFNQHIIDYVRENTRNRSLS encoded by the coding sequence ATGGACGAGCACTTTTTCAAAATACATAAATGGCTATATCCTGTTTCGTGGCTATACGGAGCAGCGGTAATAATGAGAAATAAACTCTTTGACTGGGGATTGTTCCGGTCGAAGAGTTTCGACGTTCCTGTCATTAGTGTAGGTAACCTGGCTGTAGGCGGGACAGGTAAAACTCCTCATACCGAATATTTGATAAAGTTGCTCCATGATAAATATCAGGTGGCTGTTCTAAGCCGGGGATATAAACGGCGTACACAAGGCTACGTGCTCGCCACTCCCCAAAGTACCGCCAGGACGATTGGTGACGAACCTTATCAGATGTACACCAAGTTCCCGTCCGTCACGTTGGCTGTTGACGAAAATCGCTGCCATGGAATAGAAAAACTGCTTGCGTTGAAAGAACCCGTAGTAGATATCGTTCTGCTGGACGACGCTTTTCAACATCGCTATGTCAAACCGGGGCTAAGTATTCTATTGACAGACTATCACCGTCTTTTCTGTGACGACACACTGCTTCCGGCTGGTCGTTTGCGTGAGCCGGTCAGTGGAAAGAACCGGGCACAAATCGTCATTGTCACCAAATGTCCTCAGGACATCAAACCTATTGATTACAATATTATCACTAAACGGCTGAACCTTTATCCGTATCAGCAGTTATTCTTCTCATCGTTCCGTTATGGGAGTCTGCAACCTGTATTCCAACAGGGAGTTAAAGAAACCGCCGCAAATGTAATCCCGGCAGGCAAAGACATTTCTTTATCTTCACTAACGGATACCGATATATTGTTAGTCACCGGCATTGCATCTCCTGCCCCTATCCTGGAAAGACTGGAAGATTGTACAAAACAAATAGAAACGTTATCTTTCAGTGACCACCATGATTTCACTCATAAAGATATGCAGCAGATAAAGGAACGGTTCAAGCGATTAACAGGGGAAAAACGACTGATAATCACCACCGAGAAGGATGCGACACGCCTGGTCAACCATCCGGGACTGGACGAAGAGCTGAAACCGTTTATCTATGCTTTGCCTATTGAGATAGAGATATTACAAAATCAACAAGATAAATTTAACCAACATATTATTGACTATGTTAGAGAAAATACAAGAAACCGCAGCTTATCTTAA